One Moorella sp. E308F genomic region harbors:
- a CDS encoding peroxiredoxin family protein, translating to MPKNWKVPLIIIVIMFAVLAASFILPGRQGNKVLAPAFTLPTLDGGQVSLASFKGQVVVLNFWATWCPYCVAEMEELDKAAGRLADQGVKVLAVNIMQRETEAGIRAFLGNKEHNYLVLLDHDSRVARSYGVAGIPTTFIIDRQGQIRRVKQGPLGPGELDNLVKDLL from the coding sequence ATGCCGAAAAACTGGAAGGTGCCCCTCATAATCATAGTCATTATGTTTGCTGTCCTGGCAGCTTCCTTTATCCTGCCGGGCCGCCAGGGCAACAAAGTCCTGGCACCTGCATTTACCCTGCCAACCCTGGATGGTGGTCAGGTCAGCCTGGCAAGCTTTAAGGGCCAGGTGGTAGTATTGAACTTCTGGGCCACCTGGTGTCCCTATTGTGTGGCCGAAATGGAGGAACTGGATAAAGCAGCGGGGAGACTGGCGGACCAGGGGGTGAAGGTCCTGGCCGTCAATATCATGCAGCGGGAGACAGAGGCCGGCATCCGGGCCTTCCTGGGAAATAAGGAGCATAATTACCTCGTACTCCTGGACCACGACAGCCGGGTTGCAAGGAGCTACGGAGTCGCCGGCATTCCCACTACCTTTATCATCGACCGCCAGGGCCAGATCCGCCGGGTCAAACAAGGGCCCCTGGGGCCAGGAGAACTGGATAATCTTGTAAAGGATCTCCTTTGA